The window CCTACCTACTTCTCGTTCATCAGCCGTCGTACTTGGACGGTGTCGGTCCCGGTGGCCCGGCAATATCCCACGGATGTAACTAAGAGTGTTGTCCTGAAGTGGGATGCGCCGGACTGTAGATCGTGCGAGAAAAGCGGTGGGAAGTGCGGGTTCAAGGGCTCCGCGGGCTCCGATGTTGGATGCTTTGTTAAACATGGTACGTACTTAGATTTGCTATTTTCTACCTGAAAATGATAACTAATCTTTGTTGTTTAGTTATTTGAATCAGCGCTTTTAGAACATTCACTAATAAAATCGTCGTTGGGGTTTAACTTTCAAATTAAGAGATAAGGGCATTTTAGGCCATGCACCtttcttttagagatttttgAAGGGAGACTATAAAATGAAAGTGTTTAATAACACATCTCCAACTTTAGCCTTCATATTATTTcctgttttattattattattattttatcttgttGTTAGATCTTTAAATTGTGTGTCTCACTGAGTGGTTGTTaagagtttttgaattttactCCCGTACTTTCTGTTGAAGATAGCgaagcttctctctcttcatggtTTTTTCCGTTTTGGATTTTCCACATAAATCTTGCTTCTCCTATGAATTCGATCCTTTCATCCTTTGTTATTTGTGCTTCTATTGGTGTATATTTGGGTGTTTTTCCGCAACAATCGTTTTCATTAATTTCCATTGAACTCTGAGCTTGCCATTTCAATGGCATTTGGGTTGATGGAATTCTCTCGTCATCAGCACCTctgtatttatttttccaacTCTTAACCCCACAAAGAATGGGCTAATGATTTAGGGCTTTCAAAGCGGGCCAAGTTGGGGATAATACTCGGCATCCTGTTGCCCTTGCTTCTTTGCATCTCCGGACTCGCATTCTACCTAAGTTCACGCGGTCGAGTCTCCGAACAACGTGATCCTCACGATCAACCTCCTAACAGCAACAACGGCGAAAGCAACATCTCAAATATCACATCTCCTTCAAGCTCCTCTAGAGAAACTCGACACGCCTCTTATGGCGTGGTGGGCATCGATTTAGTCACGATAGAATCTTATCCGAAGATTCAAGTCGATGATGATGGACAGGTGCCCAGGCCGAATGACAATATTTGCGCAATTTGCTTGTCGGAGTATCAGCCCAAGGAGACGCTCCGGACCATCCCCAATTGTGGACACTACTTTCACGCGCAGTGCATCGATCAGTGGCTCGGGCAGAACGCTTCTTGCCCGTTGTGCCGCGATCACAAGGCATACGTGTAAAATCTTTTTTCTGTGGCTACCGTCGTCAAAATGGATATGCTAAATTCATTTTAccacaaattttgaaattaatacgTAGGATCATGTCGATTATTGTAGGTTGTAATGTTGTTCCATGATAATATCTACAAGCTTATTTCTTCTACTTAAAATgggttcagttttttttttttttttggggggtgttgGAGgtgattagaattgcatgataatATCCCGCCGATCCCATAAAGCTTCAGTGGCAAGCCTTTGGCGACATACTGTCGACAGGAATTTCCGTCGCTAACAATAGTTGGGGCAGTTTTTTAAGCTTCTATGGAAGCCGTCGCCTGCAATTCCTTTTTAAGTAGTGCTGCTTTGAATGATGAGCTCGTTTCGTATGCAAAGTAGTGGCTAATTCTGAAACTTTGATACCTGGACTTTATTGATTTAACATAGCTTTCTTGCCAGTAATTTGGCAATAGTTTAAATACGATAGTATAATAACAATCTCTGTGGGTAATGCAGGTCTTCCGACTCGTTGACATCAAgcaattgaaattaaattaccaTGTAGATTGCAGAGGAGCATGGTAACGCACAACTCTTGGCAGTTTTCTCTTTGGAAGTTCATCTCCTCACGCATGTAAGTACATATGCACAGGCAATGTACGAACTCACTACACAAGTGCGattcaataattcaattgatTCGTATCTGTCATACCTTTGCTCTTCAGCTTGTTCTCCCAACAACACTTAGCGCCTCAAGTACTTAATCCATGCATCACATGATATCCTTTTGGACTGGccatgaatttttgtttgagaTATGTTCCCGTAAATGCATGCTGGGTTTcgtgaagaaaaaaatgaagcaatGTGCGATTAAAGAATTACTAAAAGCAAGATGTGCGTCCACCGTCTTTTTCATAACAGGCTATTTCGAGCTAGTAGCAACATATGGTAATTTCGTCTCTAAATTCCATTAAATCAAGGAGGATTTTTGTGTGCACTACAAATATGTTGCTTTTATGCACTCGTAACACGATATGTGCTGCGTAGGTCAGATTTAGTTCTCGCTATAGTTGGTCCATTTGACAAATTGATTGTTAGAATTCCTCACAAGTCGTTACTAAAGGCACTATAATAAACTAAGTTGTATGAGGAAATGCGTAAATTGCGAGACTTTAACATTTTGAAAAGATGGGTCATTTATATTGTACGCAAACAGCGGAAAAATAAGTAAGTTTTGGACAAGAAGGAGGAACTAGGCCGATGGCGTATGCTTCACACATAACTCTATTCAATTGCATGCTCATTAGCACTTATCACCAGTTCGGAAATCGCCTATGAGAATGATCTTTCCACTGGCCATATCTAGCGGTGAGATCAGCTCTAGGCGAGAAGACACGGTGTCACTCTCGAGCTCGACTTGACTTAAAATTCGTAGTTCAAAACTTGACTCAATCTCGATTGCGTACTTTTCCCCTGCCGAACTTTTCTCAGTAAAAATCTTGACATACTCGAGCTCGGCTCGATTTTAAGTATAGAAAACTCAACGTACTCAGATGTTCCAACTTAATCGAATGGGACTCGGCTCAAAAtccataatttcaaaatatctgtaccaaaataaaataaaatgagatacTCAATTAGGCTTGCAGGCCGATCGACTAGTGCCTTTAGGCTCAAACTCAGCTCGATAAGCCTCGTATCCTCGACACAAGCTCGGAAATAATAGAGCCGATCTCAAGCAGCTGACGGGTCAAGCTCGAATTGCCCACAAGTAGCTTAACTCGCTTGCATCGTTGCCCTAATCCCTATGGAAGATTATTTTGATATAGAACAAAATTTGGAACCTGACCAAGCATGAGCCACTAAACTCCTTAAGCCCAAGGAGGCGCTTTGGGACCATCCGAGggagatttgaaattaaaatgtaCGACGGATTTATGATATTGCTTTCGCAATTTTTCTGCTTTCGTGTAAATTTTCATGGTAAGTTGTAAGAACatggtaggaaaaaaaaaaaaattgaccccccCTCGATGTCAACCCTTGAACCCCTTCAATATGTTGTGGCAATCTCTGAAGAAAGTAAATCGTAGATGTCAATTCACCAACAAGGGTCCGAATCCCTGAAATATTATTATAAGAGGTTcaatcgaaaaaaaataaatatgattttgttttgtcaaatcATGAATGGAATTATAAAGATAGTTAGATAAAATCACAATCAACCCATAAGTAATCAGGCATTCTCTAGCTCCACGAGTGCTACTCTGCCAATATTAGTTACgagaaaattttggaagaatGGCCCCTAGGTGCATGCTTTGTCTCACGAAAATAATGCTTCAACTCCATCCTGCGTGgtactttttgttttcttggtcGGAAAGTGAAACACTTCATTTAACAAGGCCTGAAAGAGGGGCATCAGTACTTAAAAGATCCCAAAAGTTTGGAGGAGAGAAAACCAATTCGAAAGTAAAGAGTTTTTCATACTGATTTTAGCAGCTCAATCCACAATTAAATTGACCTCTCTAAAACAATAGACCACCCGAATATTTTAGAAGGACAGTAACATAGCCTGGCACTTCATGATAAGGCCGTGAGTTTCCTATGTAAAGTTGTAGACTGATTTGCGCCCCTTAACGCGTTGACCAAACCTGAACCGTCAGTCCCCACCGCTATGTCCTCGTGTCTAAGAGAGAATAATTAGGCATCAAAGAGAGTCCTTTTATGCAAATTTTGACTGGCCATGCTGTCGTCGTTAACATCAACCAAACTCAACAAGTAAttgttcaaaagaaaagtcCACTCCAGATTTGACGTTTCAAATGTTTAGAACATATAtgaaactttcaaatttttttccacGAAAAAGATATACAATTACTTCAAAAGACTACAATTCTCCTCTATATATAAACTAGTGGTATCAAGGGGTCAGGTTAGGCCAGGTTTTCATAATACTCGACCGGCACGTCCTGAAACCCGAATATCATATAGTATAAAATAACGGGTTGAGTCGGGTTAGAATATCATTAAATGGTTCCATTGAATGGCCAAAATCGGAAACTTTTTTCAAAGCTTCTCTATTCAGGGGTGTCAAAAAAGCCCATGCCGGCCTAGCCGGAACCCAACCCTATTAAtaccaaaatctaaaaatcCTTACTAGAGAAAGACTAAGGCCTAGCCCCAAAATAACCTAAATTTTAGGGCTATGCGGGATCGGGCTGACGCAAGCTTTTTTAACATCCCTTATGTAAACTATGCTTTCAAATGGTATGCCAAAATCGAATCGATACAAATTAAAGCAAAGAGAGTGGGGTTGTCTCAATTTGAAGATACATGTTAGGAGCATGGACCGTCCCTTGTGAAATGGGGTTCGATCATTACCCCTGGATGCTGTAAACTCATGTAAAACTCAGATTATTGATGAACACAGACCAGATCAGCATAAATATTTGCTCGAGAGAAGAGGGGAGGAGCGAAGGATCGTGATCTCAAGTAATTGTCTCTCTGAGCTTGTCCTCATGAAACCCAACGACATGATGCGATTGGCATGAAGTTTCGTATATTCCCCTCATATATGATCAAAGCATCCCTTTCCGAGGGCCTGCATATCCACATCCATTTGGGTGGCCAATTCGACTACGGCAGATTCAATGTCTGTATCCTTGAGAAGAAACGTCAGGTATCAATTCTCTCTGAAAGGGACTTGAATCTTTCTTTAGTAAAAACTGTGAGAAGAAACATATATTTATAAGTACCATTCCAGGCATCTTCCCTTTGCGCCTCTGATGGCttcctccatcatcttcttctctttcttcattggCCTCTCTCTCCGCGTATCTGCCGATAACCCCGACTATATATGTCCAGTAAGCTTCTGCAGTCCTGGCGGACCTGAGATCCGCTTCCCTTTCCAAGCAAGCGACTCCCATCCCGAGCGATGTGGCTATCCGGGCTTCAATCCCTCGTGCAACATCCAAGGCCAAGCGATCCTCCAATTGCCTAACTCGCAAGACTTCATTGTTGACCTTATTAACTATAAGAAACAATATATTGTGCTAAAGGACCCGGGCAACTGCCTAGCGAAGCGGCTTCAAAACTTGACGCTGTCAAGCTCCGTTTTCTCAGCGCAAGAGTACGGGAGGTTCACGTTTGCGGATTGCTTGTCTGGTGTGTCGGATTTGGGATTCGAACGGGTGGACTGCCTCAGCGATGGACAGCACACGGTAGTGGTTGCTCCTCCCGGTTCATACACTGGGCACTTCTACCGGTTATGATGCCGTACTTGGACGGTGTCGGTTCCGGTGGCCCGGCAATATCCTACGGATATAACTGAGAGTGTCGTCCTGAAGTGGGATGCGCCGGATTGTAGATCGTGCGAGAAAAGCAGTGGGAGGTGCGGGTTCATGGGCTCCGCGGGCTCCGATGTTGGATGCTTCAGTAAACGCGGTAAGTACTTAGATTCGCTGGTTTCTACCTGAAAATGATAACTTGTCGctattatttagttatttgaATCAGCGCTTTTAGAACATTCATTGGTAAAATCGTTTTCGTTGATTTCCATTGAATCTCTGCGCTTGTCATTTTAATGGTATTTATGTTTTCCAACTCCAAACCCACAAATGATGGGTTAATCATGCAGGGCTTTCAAAGGGGGCCATACTCGGCATCCTGTTGCCTCTGCTTCTTTTATTGTCCGGACTCGCGTTCTGCCTAAGCTCGCGCCCTCAAGTCTCACAGCAACGTGATCCTCGCGATCAACCTCCTAACAGCAACAACGGCGAAAGCAATGTCGCAAACATCACATCTCCTTCAAGCCCCTCGAGAGAAACTCGACAGGTTTCTAATGGCATCGCAGGCATCGATCTAGTCACGATAGAATCTTATCCGAAGATTCAAGTCGATGATGGTGGACAGGTACCTAGGCCGAAACAATATTTGTGCAATTTGCTTGTCGGAGTACCAGCCCAAGGAGACGCTTCGGACCGTCCCCAAGTGTGGACACTACTTTCATGCACAGTGCATCGATCAATGGCTCAAGCGGAACGCCTCTTGCCCGCTGTGCCGCAATCACAAGGGGTAcgtgtaaatttttttctatagtTAACGTCgccaaaatggaaaataaataaaaatataactttAAGAACGGGATGAAAAGTCCCCAGATATCTTGAGTTTATTAATAGAAGTTAGCTTTCTCCTCGGTAATTTGGCAATAGTTCAAACACGACAAAATAATAACAATCTCTGTGAGTAATGCAGGTCTTCCGAATCGATGACAGCAAGCAATTAAAGTAAATTACTATGTAGATCGTAAAGCAACATGGTGGCGCACAACTCATGGCAGTTTCTCTTTGGAAGTTCACCGCCTCACGCAGTGTGAGTATAGTATATGCACATGCAAcgtattgattcaacaatttaattgattCATACCATCATACCTTTGCTCTTCAGTTTATTCTGCCAACAACATTTAGCGCATTTAAGTACTTAATCCATGCATCACATCCATATGGACAGGccatgaatttttgtttgagaTATGTTCCagtgggaaaagtaccaaaaaagtcctagactattgcattggtatcaatcagtcctaaacttttcaattgaacaaatttagtcctaaaccttttaatattggtaccaattcagtccatcaagccaattttggccggccggcgctaACGTGGACGTTGGCCTATGACCGAtgctaacatggcaattttta of the Eucalyptus grandis isolate ANBG69807.140 chromosome 10, ASM1654582v1, whole genome shotgun sequence genome contains:
- the LOC120288697 gene encoding RING-H2 finger protein ATL22-like, giving the protein MVPSVLHDMIEEILKIAIRCIRAFVKSASKGHHEAIGGQSPGGPEIRFPFRANDSYLERCGYPGFNLSCNTQGQAILQLPNSQDFIVDLVDYKEQYIVLRDPGNCLAKRLQHLTLSSSVFSAQEYGNFTFADCVIDLSGLGFERVDCLSDGQHTVYAAAPGAFPTYFSFISRRTWTVSVPVARQYPTDVTKSVVLKWDAPDCRSCEKSGGKCGFKGSAGSDVGCFVKHGLSKRAKLGIILGILLPLLLCISGLAFYLSSRGRVSEQRDPHDQPPNSNNGESNISNITSPSSSSRETRHASYGVVGIDLVTIESYPKIQVDDDGQVPRPNDNICAICLSEYQPKETLRTIPNCGHYFHAQCIDQWLGQNASCPLCRDHKAYV